In a genomic window of Alcanivorax sp.:
- a CDS encoding AarF/UbiB family protein: MRNTSLEQTPTTPAEPNWQPLNDFAERKQKDSGLKAWLAVVEGCIRAIERTAWQGREIADQALKACKAVGRGANAVNEEMQILAEEARRWPTRLKRLSKTGWMLTKVVASYRLWGTRSAFLPASMREAALENLHQRNARRFRDTSLEQGGAFLKIGQLLSSRPDLLPQAWVDELTILQDQANPVPFEEIAQVLEQEFGQPLDQLFAHFDPEPLAAASIGQVHKAQLHDGREVAVKVQRPGLDEVVELDMALLKVFMDAVKSALPPMDMDTIVSEIQRTVREELDYEREARVMTQIGAQLAGVTGITTPALVAEHSSRHVLTTEFVHGRKLTTVLDELHHTDPDRLGVVLHRLLDAWFSQVLHGGVFHADPHPGNIMITDDDTLVLLDFGCAQSLSDAARHGYFRVLQACVVDDQKVIADTLLAMGFTTRSGNPDTLLAFVAAILDQVRNAIIYPDPDKGWPSAEEMMQQVSHLLDRLEHDPVEKMPGDFIMLARVFGTLGGFFLHYQPKVDIAALVLGYLTRPLDNRLVA, translated from the coding sequence ATGCGAAACACGTCATTGGAACAAACCCCGACCACCCCGGCGGAGCCCAACTGGCAGCCGCTCAACGACTTTGCCGAGCGCAAGCAGAAGGACAGCGGCCTGAAGGCCTGGCTGGCCGTGGTGGAAGGCTGTATCCGTGCTATCGAGAGAACTGCCTGGCAAGGGCGGGAAATCGCCGACCAGGCCCTTAAAGCCTGCAAAGCGGTGGGCCGTGGCGCCAACGCCGTGAACGAGGAAATGCAGATCCTGGCGGAGGAAGCCCGCCGCTGGCCGACCCGCCTCAAGCGCCTGAGCAAAACCGGCTGGATGCTCACCAAGGTGGTGGCAAGCTACCGCCTGTGGGGCACCCGCTCCGCCTTTCTGCCGGCCAGCATGCGCGAGGCCGCCCTGGAAAACCTGCACCAGCGTAATGCCCGCCGCTTCCGCGATACCTCCCTGGAACAAGGCGGTGCCTTCTTGAAGATCGGCCAGCTGCTGTCCAGCCGCCCGGATCTGTTACCCCAGGCCTGGGTGGATGAACTGACGATCTTGCAGGACCAGGCCAACCCGGTGCCCTTTGAGGAGATCGCCCAAGTACTGGAGCAGGAATTCGGCCAGCCGCTGGATCAGCTGTTTGCCCATTTCGACCCGGAACCGCTGGCCGCCGCCAGCATCGGCCAGGTCCACAAGGCACAGCTGCACGATGGCCGCGAGGTGGCGGTAAAGGTACAACGCCCGGGCCTGGACGAAGTGGTGGAGCTGGACATGGCCCTGCTCAAGGTCTTCATGGACGCGGTGAAATCCGCCCTGCCGCCCATGGACATGGACACCATCGTCAGCGAAATCCAGCGCACCGTACGCGAAGAACTGGACTATGAACGCGAAGCCCGTGTGATGACGCAGATCGGCGCGCAACTGGCCGGCGTCACCGGCATCACCACCCCGGCCCTGGTAGCAGAACACAGCAGCCGCCATGTGCTGACCACAGAGTTCGTGCACGGCCGCAAGCTCACCACCGTGCTGGATGAACTACACCACACCGACCCGGACCGCCTGGGTGTGGTGCTGCATCGGCTGCTGGATGCCTGGTTCTCCCAGGTACTGCACGGCGGCGTATTCCATGCCGATCCGCATCCGGGCAACATCATGATCACCGACGACGACACCCTGGTGCTGCTGGATTTTGGCTGTGCACAAAGCCTCAGCGATGCAGCCCGACACGGTTACTTCCGGGTCCTGCAGGCCTGCGTGGTGGACGATCAGAAAGTGATTGCCGACACCCTGTTGGCCATGGGCTTCACCACCCGCAGCGGCAACCCGGATACCCTGCTGGCATTTGTCGCCGCCATTCTGGATCAGGTGCGCAACGCCATCATCTACCCGGACCCGGACAAGGGCTGGCCCAGCGCCGAGGAAATGATGCAGCAGGTCAGCCACCTGCTGGACCGGCTGGAACATGACCCGGTGGAAAAAATGCCCGGCGACTTCATCATGCTGGCGCGGGTATTCGGCACCCTGGGTGGCTTCTTCCTGCATTACCAGCCCAAGGTGGACATCGCTGCCCTGGTACTGGGCTACCTGACCCGCCCGCTGGATAACCGGCTGGTGGCATAA